DNA sequence from the Anaerolineales bacterium genome:
CCAAAGGGTACCAAATCTCCCAATACGAAATGCCGCTGGCGGTCGGCGGAAAATTGCGGATCTGGGCGGGCGAGCGGCGCCGCACGGTCCGGATCCGAAGGGTCCACTTGGAAGAGGACACCGGCAAGCTGATCCACGAGGAAAAACCCGCGCGCTCGCTGGTCGACCTCAACCGGGCCGGAGTCCCGCTTTTGGAAATCGTATCGGAACCGGATTTGCATTCGATCGAAGAAGTCAAGGCCTACGCGACCGCCCTGCGGCGTTTGCTTCGCTATCTGGAAGTTAACAACGGCGACATGGAGAAAGGCGTGATCCGCTTCGAGGCGAACATCTCCCTGCGCCCGGCCGGCTCGGAGGAGCTCGGAACGCGGGTGGAGGTGAAGAACCTAAACTCCTTCCGGGCGATGATCCGCGCCATGGAGTATGAAATCGGGCGCCAATCCGCCTTGCGCAACAAGGGAGGGCAGGTGGAGCAGGAAACTCTCGGCTGGAACGAAACGACGGGGCGGACGTACAGCCAGCGTTCCAAAGAGGAAGCCCACGATTACCGGTACTTCCCCGAACCGGATTTGCCGCCGCTCGAGGTTTCCGAGGCATGGCGGAGCGAAATCGCGGATTCCCTGCCGGAATTGCCGGATGCGCGCTGCGAGCGCCTGATGGCGCAATACGGTTTGAAGCGCCGTGACGCGGAAGTGATTGTTGAGGATAAGGCGGCTGCGGATTTCTATGAAAAGGCGGTATCCGAATCCGGCGCGCCGGCGAAGCACGTCGCCGCCTGGCTAAGCGGCGATCTGTTCGGGTTGCTCAACGCCAGGAACCTTCCGCTGGTCGGGGAGGACGGCGCGCCCACCGTCTCGGCTGAGGCCTTTGGCAAACTGATCCGCATGGTGACTGGCGGAACCATCAACGGCCCGACGGGAAAGAAACTGCTGGCGGAGATGGTCGCAAGCGGCAAATCCGCCGAGGAATTAGTGGATCAGCGCGGGTTGCGGCAAATCGGGGACGAGGACACCCTGCGCGAGGAGGTGCGCAAGGTGCTGGCGGAAAATCCCGGGCAGGTGGAATCCTATCGAAAAGGAAAGAGCACCGTGATCCAGTGGCTGCTCGGACAGGTAATGAAGGCTACCGGAGGCCGGGCGAATCCGAAAACCGTCCGCGGACTGCTGGAGAAGGAATTGACGGAATCGAAGGATTCCGGGAAATAGAGTCCGTGGAAAGAACGAAATGAACCCCGAAAAAAAATTCCTGATCGGCGCCCTGGGCGTAATGATCGCCGCGGGATGCCTCTGCGGGTCCGGAATGCTTCTGGCGGCCGGTTTGATTCTTGGAAGAAATACGGACTCTCCCGTTTCGGGGACAATCCCAACATCCGCCGGACTTCCATCCTCCACCGGTGCCAACAAGGCCGTATCCACCCAACTTCCAGCCGATCCGCCCCAATCCATGGCAACCCCCACCGCCACGCCTTCCGTGGATCCCGCGTTCGTGGGCTCCGAGGGCATCGGGGATCCGTACTTTCCGAACATGGGCAACGGCGGGTACGATGTTGCAAGTTACGAACTGGACATCCGAGTTGATATGGAGGTGGAGGAAATCAGCGCTGTGGCGACGATCTCCGCCCGCGCGTTGCAGGCGCTTGGACGGTTCAATCTGGATTTTAAGCAATTCGACATCCTTTCCCTCCGGGTGAACGGCGAGGAGGGGGTTTTTTCCCAGGCGGAAGACGAACTGGTGCTCACGCCGGCCCGGATGATCCCGGCGAATTCAGAGTTCACGGTCGAGATCGCCTACCGCGGCCGGCCGGGCGGAGGCAAGGAATACGGCGGCATCGAATTCCTGGAAGGCTGGAATTTCTATCCGGGCGGGGTTATCGTCGCGGGCGAGCCTACCGGCGCCGAAACATGGTTTCCCTCCAACAACCACCCGGCCGATAAGGCCGCATTCACCTTCCGCATCACCGTTCCCGAACCGTATGTCGCGGCGGCCAACGGAGTATTACAGGAAAGCGGCCAAAACGGCGACCGCACCCGGACATTCGTGTGGAAGATGGAAGATCCCATGGCGACGTATCTCGCCACGATCGCCGTCGGAGACTTCGACCTTCTGGAAGGGACTTCCCGGAACGGACGGCCGTTCCGGAATTTCGTGCATGCCGGCATCCGCGACGAGATGGATCCCGGAGTGGACGCCTTGCCGGAGGCGATGGATTTCTTCAGCGAGATTTTCGGACCCTATCCGTTCGCCACCTGCGGAATCGTCCTGCATCCGATCGACCTTCCGTTCGCCCTCGAAAATCAAACGCTGATTGTGATGGGGTACACCTTCGCGTACGGCATCGTCGTGGTTCATGAAACTTCGCATCAATGGTTCGGCGACAGCGTGAGTCTGGCTTCCTGGAAGGACATTTGGTTGAACGAAGGATTCGCTTCCTACGCGGAAGGATTATGGTGGGAGCGGGAAGGAGGTGCTTCCGCGCTGAAGGAGGATCTCTCGAGGCGCTACCGATTCCTTGCCAATCTGCCCGAGAGGGAAGTTAACCTGCTCGGAGATCCGGGGCCGGATCATCTGTTTGATCCGGAGGTGTATTACCGCGGAGCGCTTACGCTGCACGCCCTTCGTCTGAACGTGGGGGACGAGGCGTTCTTTCGGATTCTACAGACGTATTTCCGGAGTTTCCGTCACGGGAACGCGACCACGGAGGAATTCATCGATCTGGCCGAGGAGATCAGCCACCGGGATTTGAGCGATTTCTTCAAGGAATGGCTGTACGAGTACCCGTTGCCCGATCTGCCGGAATTGGACCTGTATTCCTGACCGGCGCTTCTGGGCAGTGGCGCGCTTATGGTACCATCCGGCGGGTTTATTGCTGCCGCGCGGGAGTTCCTGAAATTTTGAACCGCCAGGCGACCGGACTCGTCTCCGGAATTGGGATCCGGAGTTTTCCTTTTTTCAAACAAGGGGTTGGTAAAGCTGCTTCGGGCGGAACCGTCACTTTAGGAATTGTCCGGGCTTCAACCGGCTTTTTTCAGGAACCAGACAAGCGCGCGTCCGCCGCTGGATACCCAGGAAGGTGAATCGGCAGTATTTGGCCGGGGCCTGTCGGCGGCGGACGCGGACAGGAGCGGAGTGCGTGCCGGCCGGGCGCCCGACAATCCGGAAACGACGGCGCCGTCCGGAAAGGAGTACGACCCATGACCGAGATCAAATCCGTCAGGCCGAATCCCTTCGAGGTCGCCCAGCGCCAACTCGACGACGCCGCCGCCATTATGAAACTGGATCCGGCCATCCACGAAGTATTGCGCTGGCCCGCCCGCGAATTGCACGTGACTCTGCCGGTGAGGATGGACGACGGCGCGACGAAGATTTTTCACGGATTCCGCATCCAATACAACGACGCCCGCGGACCGACGAAGGGCGGCATCCGCTACCACATCGGCGAGACGGCGGATACCGTCCGTGCCCTCGCGGCTTGGATGACCTGGAAGACCGCCGTGATGGACATCCCTCTCGGCGGGGCCAATGGCGGAATCATCTGCAATCCGAAGGACATGTCGCCCGGCGAGCTGGAGCGATTGAGTCGGGCGTACATCCGCCAGGTGGCCCGGATTCTCGGCCTGGAAAAGGACGTCCCGGCGCCCGATGTGTACACCACCCCGCAGATCATGGCCTGGATGGCGGACGAATACTCGGCGATGCGCGGATACAACGAATTCGGCGTGATCACCGGCAAGCCGGTCGCCATCGGCGGGTCGAAGGGGCGCGGCGACGCCACCGCGCGCGGCGGAGTCTATTGCCTGCGCGAGTTGCAGAACGTGCTGGGAGTGAACCTTAAGGGCGCCACCCAGGCGATTCAGGGCTACGGCAACGCCGGCGCCAATGCCCACAAGCTTGGCGCCGAGATACTCGGGATGAAGACCGTCGCGGTCAGTGATTCCAAGGGCGGCATCTACAATCCCGACGGACTGGATTATGGCGCCGTGTGGGAGCATAAGAAGAAAACCGGTTCGGTCGTCGGATTTCCGGGCGCCCAGCCGGTGAACAACAAGCAGATCCTCGAGTTGGAGGTTGCCGTCCTGACTCCGGCCGCCTTGGACGGCGAGATCACCGCGGAAAACGCCCCGCGGATCAGGGCGAAGATCATCGCCGAACTGGCCAACGGGCCGACCACTCCCGAAGCCGACGCCATCCTGCACAAGAACGGCTGTTACATCATCCCCGATTTCCTCTGCAATGCGGGCGGCGTCACCGTTTCTTATTTTGAAATGGTCCAAAACGCATACGATTATTATTGGGATGAGGACCGAGTTCAGCGGCGGTTGGACAAGAAAATGACCGACGCCTTCCATACCGTCTACGAAACGGCCCGCCAGTATAAGATCAACAACCGGATGGGGGCCTACATTGTAGCGGTCAGCCGGGTGGCAGAAGCGGTGCGCTTGCGCGGATGGGCATAGCGCAACTCAGGATTGCCTGGGAAACGGACCTGTTTTGGAGGCGGTTTTTTTCTGAAACCAAATCCAACACCCGGCAAAGGGCCGAAAAAGCGAACGGGCGTTTCAACCAAGAAGCCATACCGTGATGGAGCCTTCCGATTTCCTCTCAAACGCGACGTGGTGAAAGCCGGCAAACCATACAAGATGCCGCCGGTACCTTGCGATTTCAACTCAAATTAATCTCCCAGACATAGAAGCGGCTGGTGGAAAAGCATATAATTTATTAGGGTTTTCGCCCGCCCCCTCTTTTGCGAAGAAAGATTGAGAATATCCTATCTCAGCAGAGGGGATTTTATCATCAATGCCGGAACATCCGCTGGATGTACCGAAAATCCTGTCCATACACCTGCAAATCTCCCAATATCCCATCTTGGCGAGGCAGATCCGCCGATGCATGCGAGAGGAGCTCTATCGACGCGGCATCCTCTCCCGGGAAAGGCTGGAGCGGGAAGTCCGTGAGCGGGCGGTGCTTTCCCAGAAGCGCGAAGGAATGGTCAATCCGATCACGGAAGAAAACGGCAGCCTGTGGGAGCAGCGCCTGCAGCAGGTGCGCGACCATCTGACGGATTTTTACTTTGCGCATAATCTGCCCCTCACGCTGTTCGAAGGCCTGATAGAAAAAGTCCTGGCGGAACGGAATTTTCGGCATCCGGAAAGCCATATCCGATATTTCAATCCTGAGTTGGCGCC
Encoded proteins:
- the gatB gene encoding Asp-tRNA(Asn)/Glu-tRNA(Gln) amidotransferase subunit GatB, whose product is MEWEPVVGLEVHAELRTRSKMFCGCAVVDSTTAEPNTVICPVCLGMPGSLPVINRRAVDMGMRVAAALECRIEPVSVFARKNYFYPDLPKGYQISQYEMPLAVGGKLRIWAGERRRTVRIRRVHLEEDTGKLIHEEKPARSLVDLNRAGVPLLEIVSEPDLHSIEEVKAYATALRRLLRYLEVNNGDMEKGVIRFEANISLRPAGSEELGTRVEVKNLNSFRAMIRAMEYEIGRQSALRNKGGQVEQETLGWNETTGRTYSQRSKEEAHDYRYFPEPDLPPLEVSEAWRSEIADSLPELPDARCERLMAQYGLKRRDAEVIVEDKAAADFYEKAVSESGAPAKHVAAWLSGDLFGLLNARNLPLVGEDGAPTVSAEAFGKLIRMVTGGTINGPTGKKLLAEMVASGKSAEELVDQRGLRQIGDEDTLREEVRKVLAENPGQVESYRKGKSTVIQWLLGQVMKATGGRANPKTVRGLLEKELTESKDSGK
- a CDS encoding M1 family metallopeptidase → MNPEKKFLIGALGVMIAAGCLCGSGMLLAAGLILGRNTDSPVSGTIPTSAGLPSSTGANKAVSTQLPADPPQSMATPTATPSVDPAFVGSEGIGDPYFPNMGNGGYDVASYELDIRVDMEVEEISAVATISARALQALGRFNLDFKQFDILSLRVNGEEGVFSQAEDELVLTPARMIPANSEFTVEIAYRGRPGGGKEYGGIEFLEGWNFYPGGVIVAGEPTGAETWFPSNNHPADKAAFTFRITVPEPYVAAANGVLQESGQNGDRTRTFVWKMEDPMATYLATIAVGDFDLLEGTSRNGRPFRNFVHAGIRDEMDPGVDALPEAMDFFSEIFGPYPFATCGIVLHPIDLPFALENQTLIVMGYTFAYGIVVVHETSHQWFGDSVSLASWKDIWLNEGFASYAEGLWWEREGGASALKEDLSRRYRFLANLPEREVNLLGDPGPDHLFDPEVYYRGALTLHALRLNVGDEAFFRILQTYFRSFRHGNATTEEFIDLAEEISHRDLSDFFKEWLYEYPLPDLPELDLYS
- a CDS encoding Glu/Leu/Phe/Val dehydrogenase, translated to MTEIKSVRPNPFEVAQRQLDDAAAIMKLDPAIHEVLRWPARELHVTLPVRMDDGATKIFHGFRIQYNDARGPTKGGIRYHIGETADTVRALAAWMTWKTAVMDIPLGGANGGIICNPKDMSPGELERLSRAYIRQVARILGLEKDVPAPDVYTTPQIMAWMADEYSAMRGYNEFGVITGKPVAIGGSKGRGDATARGGVYCLRELQNVLGVNLKGATQAIQGYGNAGANAHKLGAEILGMKTVAVSDSKGGIYNPDGLDYGAVWEHKKKTGSVVGFPGAQPVNNKQILELEVAVLTPAALDGEITAENAPRIRAKIIAELANGPTTPEADAILHKNGCYIIPDFLCNAGGVTVSYFEMVQNAYDYYWDEDRVQRRLDKKMTDAFHTVYETARQYKINNRMGAYIVAVSRVAEAVRLRGWA